In Candidatus Methylomirabilota bacterium, one genomic interval encodes:
- a CDS encoding CopG family transcriptional regulator gives MLFFIQFYTPIDIKEVTMGSLTIRLDEQLEKELTSLAKRTRRTKSDLAREMLREHLALARMDELRRRLQPKAEAIGWLTDEDVFRDVS, from the coding sequence GTGCTATTCTTCATACAGTTCTATACGCCGATTGATATCAAGGAGGTCACCATGGGTAGCCTCACCATTCGACTCGACGAACAGCTTGAAAAGGAACTCACCAGCCTGGCAAAGCGTACCCGTCGGACCAAGAGCGATCTGGCGAGGGAGATGCTCCGCGAGCATCTTGCCCTTGCCCGCATGGACGAATTGCGTCGACGTCTGCAGCCGAAAGCAGAGGCGATCGGCTGGCTGACCGATGAGGATGTCTTTCGAGATGTCTCGTGA
- a CDS encoding phosphoribulokinase, with amino-acid sequence MSQKHPVVAVTGSSGAGTSTVKRVFENIFRREAIAAAIIEGDSLHSLDRTAFRAAVAEAAKAGNHSFSHFGPEANHFDKIEETFRVYGKTGMCTRRYYVHNEKEAALHNKHFGLTDLKPGVFTPWEDIEPNSELLFYEGLHGLVADGKVDAGRYVDLGIGVVPVVNLEWIQKIHRDMEERGYSPEATVDTILRRMPNYVKYVTPQFSRTHINFQRVATVDTSNPFISRDIPTLDESFVVIRFSKPQGVNFHYLLTMIHDSFMSRANTLVVPGGKMSFAMEIILTPILHQMIEDKKK; translated from the coding sequence ATGTCGCAAAAACACCCTGTCGTTGCCGTCACTGGTTCATCCGGCGCGGGCACGTCCACCGTCAAGCGCGTCTTCGAAAACATCTTCCGCCGCGAGGCGATAGCTGCCGCCATCATTGAGGGCGACAGCCTGCACAGCCTGGACCGGACGGCGTTTCGCGCCGCCGTCGCCGAGGCCGCGAAAGCGGGCAATCATTCGTTCAGCCACTTCGGCCCGGAAGCGAACCACTTCGACAAAATCGAAGAAACGTTCAGGGTTTATGGCAAAACCGGCATGTGCACACGCCGCTACTATGTGCATAACGAGAAAGAAGCCGCGTTACACAACAAGCACTTCGGCCTGACTGATCTGAAACCGGGGGTATTCACCCCGTGGGAAGACATCGAACCGAATTCGGAGCTGCTGTTTTACGAAGGTCTGCACGGCCTGGTGGCCGATGGTAAGGTCGATGCGGGGCGATACGTAGATCTGGGCATCGGTGTGGTGCCGGTGGTCAACCTGGAATGGATTCAGAAGATCCATCGCGATATGGAAGAACGCGGCTATTCCCCCGAAGCGACGGTCGACACCATCCTGCGCCGCATGCCGAACTACGTCAAATATGTCACCCCGCAGTTCTCGCGCACCCATATCAACTTTCAGCGCGTCGCGACGGTGGATACGTCCAACCCGTTCATCTCGCGCGATATCCCCACCCTCGATGAAAGCTTCGTAGTAATCCGTTTCAGCAAGCCTCAGGGCGTGAACTTCCACTACCTGCTCACCATGATCCACGATTCCTTCATGTCGCGTGCGAACACCCTGGTGGTGCCCGGCGGCAAGATGAGCTTCGCGATGGAAATCATCCTGACCCCGATCCTGCACCAGATGATCGAGGACAAGAAGAAGTAG